Proteins found in one Nerophis lumbriciformis linkage group LG27, RoL_Nlum_v2.1, whole genome shotgun sequence genomic segment:
- the LOC133624605 gene encoding stromal membrane-associated protein 1-like isoform X1 produces the protein MTTRSEREKAQKLNEQHQAILSKMLREEDNKYCADCEAKGPRWASWNLGVFICIRCAGIHRNLGVHISRVKSVNLDQWTSDQIQSIQDMGNTRARQRYEANLPENFRRPQTDQAVEFFIRDKYEKKKYYSKNVTNGGSPKECNKKEKETERGSKVSSYTKKSEESRPAPKISPVKTPEPSVNLLGLDAPAAAPSNNGIMSTSQNNNDLDIFGPMVSNPLPSSTPAASFSQASSSTVAGTPTQVQAAAVGGGSGQGDLDLFSDGSSNTSKTEDSAKKPLSKDSILSLYGTNNMSQQAPAAGMFMGPSQMQFPVQTSAGYQAFPGMGTAMPPTTVMGAMMAQSGAAMMGPSPGMMVGMTVPNGFMGNAPGSGVMGMAPRMMAPHGGAMPAGMVPAQGMYAIQHGQQAQWNMAQMSQQMSGLHLNGAAGHMAFGQPPSAMGGWAAAPGSGQTLSTQLWK, from the exons ATGACGACCCGCTCGGAGAGAGAGAAGGCCCagaagctgaatgagcagcaccaGGCCATCCTGTCCAAAATGCTCCGAGAGGAAGACAACAAGTACTGTGCCGACTGCGAGGCGAAAG gtcCGAGATGGGCGTCCTGGAACCTGGGGGTGTTTATCTGCATCCGATGTGCCGGCATCCATAGGAACCTTGGTGTACATATATCCCGAGTGAAATCGGTGAACTTGGACCAGTGGACCTCAGATCAAATTCAG AGTATACAGGATATGGGAAACACTAGGGCCAGGCAACGTTATGAAGCCAACCTTCCAGAGAACTTCAGAAGACCTCAAACAGACCA AGCAGTTGAATTCTTCATCAGGGATAAATATGAGAAGAAGAAATACTACAGTAAGAATGTGACCAACGGAGGCAGT CCGAAAGAGTGCAATAAGAAAGAGAAAGAGACAGAGCGAGGGAGCAAGGTGTCATCTTACACAAAG AAGAGTGAAGAGTCTAGGCCAGCCCCCAAAATCAGCCCAGTTAAGACACCAGAACCTTCTGTGAACCTACTAGGACTTG ATGCACCGGCAGCTGCACCAAGCAACAATGGCATAATGAGCACAAGCCAGAACAATAACGATCTGGATATATTTGGTCCTATGGTGTCCAACCCACTACCCTCTTCCACGCCAGCTGCTTCGTTTTCTCAG GCAAGCTCCAGCACCGTGGCAGGAACTCCCACACAAGTCCAAGCAGCAGCAGTAGGTGGAGGGTCAGGACAGGGTGACCTCGACCTGTTTAGTGACGGCAGCAGCAACACATCTAAGACTGAAGACAGTGCAAAGAAGCCGCTGTCCAAGGACTCTATTTTGTCGCTGTATGGAACCAACAACATGTCGCAGCAGGCTCCTGCTG CCGGCATGTTCATGGGCCCCTCTCAGATGCAGTTTCCTGTCCAGACTTCTGCCGGTTATCAGGCCTTCCCTGGCATGGGCACAGCCATGCCGCCTACAACCGTCATGGGCGCCATGATGGCACAGAGCGGTGCGGCCATGATGGGGCCTAGTCCGGGTATGATGGTTGGAATGACGGTGCCCAACGGTTTCATGGGAAACGCCCCCGGTAGCGGCGTGATGGGCATGGCTCCCAGAATGATGGCGCCACATGGCGGTGCAATGCCTGCAGGCATGGTGCCTGCTCAGGGCATGTACGCCATCCAGCATGGTCAACAAGCTCAGTGGAACATGGCCCAG ATGAGCCAGCAGATGTCAGGGTTGCATCTAAATGGTGCAGCAGGACACATGGCCTTCGGTCAGCCCCCATCAGCTATGGGGGGTTGGGCGGCCGCGCCAGGATCCGGCCAGACTCTGAGCACGCAGCTATGGAAGTGA
- the LOC133624605 gene encoding stromal membrane-associated protein 1-like isoform X2 — MTTRSEREKAQKLNEQHQAILSKMLREEDNKYCADCEAKGPRWASWNLGVFICIRCAGIHRNLGVHISRVKSVNLDQWTSDQIQSIQDMGNTRARQRYEANLPENFRRPQTDQAVEFFIRDKYEKKKYYSKNVTNGGSPKECNKKEKETERGSKVSSYTKSEESRPAPKISPVKTPEPSVNLLGLDAPAAAPSNNGIMSTSQNNNDLDIFGPMVSNPLPSSTPAASFSQASSSTVAGTPTQVQAAAVGGGSGQGDLDLFSDGSSNTSKTEDSAKKPLSKDSILSLYGTNNMSQQAPAAGMFMGPSQMQFPVQTSAGYQAFPGMGTAMPPTTVMGAMMAQSGAAMMGPSPGMMVGMTVPNGFMGNAPGSGVMGMAPRMMAPHGGAMPAGMVPAQGMYAIQHGQQAQWNMAQMSQQMSGLHLNGAAGHMAFGQPPSAMGGWAAAPGSGQTLSTQLWK, encoded by the exons ATGACGACCCGCTCGGAGAGAGAGAAGGCCCagaagctgaatgagcagcaccaGGCCATCCTGTCCAAAATGCTCCGAGAGGAAGACAACAAGTACTGTGCCGACTGCGAGGCGAAAG gtcCGAGATGGGCGTCCTGGAACCTGGGGGTGTTTATCTGCATCCGATGTGCCGGCATCCATAGGAACCTTGGTGTACATATATCCCGAGTGAAATCGGTGAACTTGGACCAGTGGACCTCAGATCAAATTCAG AGTATACAGGATATGGGAAACACTAGGGCCAGGCAACGTTATGAAGCCAACCTTCCAGAGAACTTCAGAAGACCTCAAACAGACCA AGCAGTTGAATTCTTCATCAGGGATAAATATGAGAAGAAGAAATACTACAGTAAGAATGTGACCAACGGAGGCAGT CCGAAAGAGTGCAATAAGAAAGAGAAAGAGACAGAGCGAGGGAGCAAGGTGTCATCTTACACAAAG AGTGAAGAGTCTAGGCCAGCCCCCAAAATCAGCCCAGTTAAGACACCAGAACCTTCTGTGAACCTACTAGGACTTG ATGCACCGGCAGCTGCACCAAGCAACAATGGCATAATGAGCACAAGCCAGAACAATAACGATCTGGATATATTTGGTCCTATGGTGTCCAACCCACTACCCTCTTCCACGCCAGCTGCTTCGTTTTCTCAG GCAAGCTCCAGCACCGTGGCAGGAACTCCCACACAAGTCCAAGCAGCAGCAGTAGGTGGAGGGTCAGGACAGGGTGACCTCGACCTGTTTAGTGACGGCAGCAGCAACACATCTAAGACTGAAGACAGTGCAAAGAAGCCGCTGTCCAAGGACTCTATTTTGTCGCTGTATGGAACCAACAACATGTCGCAGCAGGCTCCTGCTG CCGGCATGTTCATGGGCCCCTCTCAGATGCAGTTTCCTGTCCAGACTTCTGCCGGTTATCAGGCCTTCCCTGGCATGGGCACAGCCATGCCGCCTACAACCGTCATGGGCGCCATGATGGCACAGAGCGGTGCGGCCATGATGGGGCCTAGTCCGGGTATGATGGTTGGAATGACGGTGCCCAACGGTTTCATGGGAAACGCCCCCGGTAGCGGCGTGATGGGCATGGCTCCCAGAATGATGGCGCCACATGGCGGTGCAATGCCTGCAGGCATGGTGCCTGCTCAGGGCATGTACGCCATCCAGCATGGTCAACAAGCTCAGTGGAACATGGCCCAG ATGAGCCAGCAGATGTCAGGGTTGCATCTAAATGGTGCAGCAGGACACATGGCCTTCGGTCAGCCCCCATCAGCTATGGGGGGTTGGGCGGCCGCGCCAGGATCCGGCCAGACTCTGAGCACGCAGCTATGGAAGTGA